One Actinoplanes missouriensis 431 DNA segment encodes these proteins:
- a CDS encoding AraC family transcriptional regulator translates to MASGPVTPGADTPVHVALRTTDVDEARAFCRRLYYGPMRIEPVGDPARLEFSADVVLLGPITIGEVGYGTDIRLTIGELETSYHVLLPLTGMLRSRHRGAVVYADPTRAAVYRPSGDIELDWPGTCRLISVKVERGALERELDAGLDQRVISPMPLGASFDLVDGPGRTWAALVRLLLSELRGPDALASRPRMAARWRDMVVSGLALSVEHPYGQEPAGLQGPYRPRTVKRALDVMHAEPWRPYTITDLATVAGVGVRVLQESFRQHVGMPPLTYLRRLRLDGVHAELSRADPGRASVSEVAYRWGFTHLGRFAGAYRERFGVSPSHTLRHRG, encoded by the coding sequence ATGGCGAGCGGCCCCGTCACCCCGGGGGCGGACACCCCGGTCCACGTCGCCCTGCGCACCACCGACGTGGACGAGGCGCGGGCGTTCTGCCGCCGGCTCTACTACGGCCCGATGCGGATCGAGCCGGTCGGCGACCCGGCCCGCCTGGAGTTCAGCGCGGACGTGGTGCTGCTCGGCCCGATCACCATCGGCGAGGTGGGGTACGGGACGGACATCCGGCTGACGATCGGCGAGCTGGAGACCTCGTACCACGTGTTGCTGCCGCTCACCGGGATGCTGCGGTCCCGGCACCGGGGAGCGGTGGTCTACGCCGACCCGACCCGCGCCGCCGTCTACCGCCCGAGCGGCGACATCGAGCTGGACTGGCCGGGCACCTGCCGGCTGATCAGCGTCAAGGTGGAGCGGGGGGCGCTGGAACGGGAGCTGGACGCCGGCCTGGACCAGCGGGTCATCTCGCCGATGCCGCTCGGGGCCAGTTTCGACCTGGTCGACGGTCCCGGGCGGACCTGGGCGGCGCTGGTCCGGCTGCTGCTCAGCGAGCTGCGCGGACCGGACGCCCTGGCCAGCCGGCCCCGGATGGCGGCCCGCTGGCGGGACATGGTGGTCAGCGGGCTGGCGCTGAGCGTCGAGCATCCGTACGGGCAGGAGCCGGCCGGGCTGCAGGGCCCGTACCGGCCGCGGACCGTGAAGCGGGCGCTCGACGTGATGCACGCCGAGCCGTGGCGGCCGTACACGATCACAGATCTGGCGACCGTGGCCGGCGTCGGGGTGCGGGTGCTCCAGGAGTCGTTCCGGCAGCATGTCGGGATGCCGCCGCTGACCTATCTGCGGCGGCTGCGCCTGGACGGGGTGCACGCCGAGTTGTCCCGCGCCGATCCGGGGCGGGCCAGCGTCAGCGAGGTCGCGTACCGGTGGGGGTTCACCCATCTCGGCCGGTTCGCCGGGGCCTACCGGGAGCGGTTCGGCGTCTCCCCGTCACACACGCTGCGGCACCGGGGATAG
- a CDS encoding DUF4331 domain-containing protein → MSSHREAPEISKDPVADSSDLYAFVSPDDPDTVTLIANYVPLQLPASGPNFFEFGDDVLYEIHIDANGDARPDVTYQFRFRTELRNDRTFLYNTGPIESLDSENWNRRQFYSVTKVDAHGKSTVLAKSLPCPPCNVGPLSIPDYEKLAEDAVHKLKSGEKVFAGQRADAFFVDLGAIFDLGALRPFQDKHLVGQNLFNYAGKAVNATDKTNVHSIAIQIPLHMVRRDGKKRVRGRDAGAVIGVWTSASRRQVEVRNNSAGNDVVVGPQVQVSRLGNPLFNEVIVPMAEKDKWNSLPPSEDKRFAEFVATPELGALLPVLYPGLFDNLAALNKTKEPRADLLAILLTGIPDGLIDGFQNNTGTLQADMLRLNTAIPPAEKENKFGVVGGDLAGFPNGRRIADDVVSISLRAIAGATVPLVNADFEPDAAAALVEQGLSIKDASAGLLKKFPFLGTPFDGFGNPS, encoded by the coding sequence ATGTCTTCCCACCGCGAAGCACCGGAGATCAGCAAAGACCCGGTGGCCGACAGCTCCGACCTGTACGCGTTCGTCAGTCCCGACGACCCGGACACGGTCACGCTGATCGCCAACTACGTCCCGCTGCAGCTCCCGGCGAGCGGCCCGAACTTCTTCGAGTTCGGCGACGACGTGCTCTACGAGATCCACATCGACGCGAACGGCGACGCCCGCCCCGACGTCACGTACCAGTTCCGGTTCCGCACCGAGCTGCGCAACGACCGGACGTTCCTCTACAACACCGGCCCGATCGAGTCGCTGGACAGTGAGAACTGGAACCGGCGGCAGTTCTACTCGGTCACCAAGGTCGACGCGCACGGCAAGAGCACGGTTCTCGCGAAGAGCCTGCCCTGCCCGCCCTGCAACGTCGGCCCGCTCTCGATCCCCGATTACGAGAAGCTCGCCGAGGACGCGGTGCACAAGCTGAAGAGCGGCGAGAAGGTCTTCGCCGGCCAGCGCGCCGACGCGTTCTTCGTCGACCTCGGCGCGATCTTCGACCTGGGCGCCCTGCGGCCGTTCCAGGACAAGCACCTGGTCGGGCAGAACCTGTTCAACTACGCCGGCAAGGCGGTCAACGCCACCGACAAGACGAACGTGCACAGCATCGCGATCCAGATCCCGCTGCACATGGTCCGCCGGGACGGCAAGAAGCGGGTACGCGGCCGCGACGCCGGAGCGGTCATCGGGGTGTGGACGTCGGCGAGCCGCCGGCAGGTCGAGGTCCGGAACAACTCCGCCGGCAACGACGTGGTCGTCGGGCCGCAGGTGCAGGTGTCCCGGCTCGGCAATCCGCTGTTCAACGAGGTCATCGTCCCGATGGCGGAGAAGGACAAGTGGAACAGCCTGCCGCCGAGTGAGGACAAGCGGTTCGCCGAGTTCGTCGCCACCCCGGAGCTCGGTGCGCTGCTGCCCGTGCTCTACCCGGGTCTCTTCGACAACCTGGCCGCGCTGAACAAGACCAAGGAGCCGCGCGCCGACCTGCTCGCGATCCTGCTCACCGGCATCCCGGACGGCCTGATCGACGGCTTCCAGAACAACACCGGCACGCTGCAGGCGGACATGCTGCGGCTGAACACGGCGATCCCGCCGGCCGAGAAGGAGAACAAGTTCGGCGTGGTCGGCGGCGACCTGGCCGGTTTCCCGAACGGGCGGCGCATCGCCGACGACGTGGTCTCGATCTCGCTGCGGGCCATCGCCGGCGCCACCGTGCCGCTGGTGAACGCCGACTTCGAGCCGGACGCCGCGGCTGCCCTGGTCGAGCAGGGCCTGAGCATCAAGGACGCCAGCGCCGGGCTGCTGAAGAAGTTCCCCTTCCTGGGCACCCCCTTCGACGGATTCGGAAACCCCTCGTGA